A stretch of Pseudomonas sp. 7SR1 DNA encodes these proteins:
- a CDS encoding sensor histidine kinase — translation MAIATPSTQDAEDVGVLLLDAQGALLIMDDSASQLLGLSESVAALMPSPGLFSLRPLTFDQHLTHARLKGNWYFQSTSANGDTLSVTLDYKARQSTYLVKVRRAEPVHVAEQDYRLAFHSAGTGLALLRMSGEWIAANRRLCQMLGYTEEELRATSFQRLTHPDDADISKDELQRLIQGHRTSLTLEKRYIRKDGSTLWARLTLGIARNADAQALYFVSQLEDISEHLALRQALFNNEQKYLSLAQSSQNIILRYNRLGQQIYANPELERARGFPNTHITERVSTPNQLDEYFRTQVELTLSTGVANTFLLENKDTHSRRSMDFLCNLTPEHDETGELCGVLVTAQDISALRRQERAENARSAIFQKMVTHDTLLEVLPLLGAYLDILTPELHNAMAFKAVPGDDSAGTPPTDTSSIVSCLADDLDRRPELFGHHHFIADLKSDALGLAFSRPALKAGYRGCWVEPVINKTGGTMGVILLFVVGDIQLSEQDRKHARMASHIAAIAWERCSAHSHLAQSERRYREVFDHSQDMLCLLAVDAEQQLSCLEANPKLCEMLGKNHSDMIGQSLGQCLEKEAASIVEAICLHCIAVGAPIELDAHLPCGQRSLVVHFNLVPVADSNGRLHRLVCIARNITDILEAQRNELARQQEIGTLVENSPDGIARLSRTGELLFVNPALEAWLDRPQIDLLRKDLLEILPKNLQSQLFHAAVIEAVEKGQPLEHEFVLTEQHRLQRVYHISLVPEQDIQGKIATVLAVVRDISQLRLAEMRLASLNKQLRQLMSSRESAREEERKLIAQEIHDELGQHLTAIRMGTSLLRFQYGEQLPQLSEQVARLLQLIDQTVQVVRNISTSLRPSILNMGIVASLEWLTDTFKQQWGIDCNLQVPAQKIHLDDASATAAFRIAQESLTNIARHAEATRVDITFEQGENGWSLEITDNGKGFEQREQSTRTLGLLGMRERGLTLGGTTTISSSPGSGTTVQLRVPDSRSHDS, via the coding sequence ATGGCGATTGCAACACCGTCCACGCAGGATGCCGAGGATGTGGGGGTCCTGTTGCTGGATGCACAGGGGGCGCTGCTGATCATGGATGACAGCGCCAGCCAGCTGCTGGGCCTAAGCGAGAGCGTCGCCGCCCTGATGCCCTCGCCCGGGCTTTTTTCCCTCAGACCGCTGACATTTGACCAGCACCTGACCCATGCGCGACTCAAGGGGAACTGGTATTTCCAGAGTACGTCGGCCAACGGCGACACGCTGAGCGTGACCCTTGACTACAAGGCCCGACAATCCACCTATCTGGTGAAAGTCCGCCGCGCCGAACCCGTTCACGTTGCCGAACAGGATTACCGCCTGGCGTTCCATTCTGCCGGCACCGGCCTGGCGTTGTTGCGAATGAGCGGTGAGTGGATCGCCGCCAACCGAAGGCTATGCCAGATGCTTGGCTACACCGAAGAAGAACTTCGTGCCACCTCCTTCCAGCGTCTGACGCACCCGGACGACGCCGATATCAGCAAGGATGAATTGCAAAGGCTCATCCAGGGGCACCGCACCAGCCTGACCCTGGAAAAACGCTACATCCGTAAAGATGGCAGCACGCTGTGGGCACGCCTGACCCTGGGCATCGCCCGTAACGCTGATGCCCAAGCGCTTTACTTCGTATCGCAGCTGGAAGACATCAGTGAGCACCTCGCCTTGCGCCAGGCATTGTTCAATAACGAACAGAAGTACCTCTCGCTGGCCCAAAGCTCACAAAACATCATCCTTCGCTACAATCGGCTGGGACAGCAGATCTATGCCAATCCCGAGCTTGAACGCGCCCGAGGTTTTCCCAACACTCACATCACCGAACGCGTCTCGACGCCCAATCAGCTCGATGAGTACTTTCGCACGCAGGTAGAGCTCACGTTATCGACCGGCGTAGCGAACACGTTCCTGCTGGAAAACAAGGACACGCATTCCCGTCGATCCATGGATTTCCTGTGCAACCTGACCCCGGAGCATGACGAAACAGGGGAGCTGTGTGGGGTGCTGGTCACCGCCCAGGACATCAGCGCATTACGCCGCCAGGAACGCGCCGAGAATGCGCGCTCCGCCATTTTCCAGAAGATGGTCACCCACGACACGCTCCTTGAGGTGCTGCCCCTGCTCGGCGCCTACCTGGATATTCTGACCCCCGAGTTGCACAACGCCATGGCGTTCAAGGCTGTACCTGGCGACGATTCCGCTGGCACGCCTCCTACGGATACGTCCTCGATCGTAAGCTGCCTGGCCGACGATCTTGATCGACGTCCCGAGCTGTTCGGGCACCACCACTTCATTGCTGACTTGAAAAGCGATGCCCTGGGCCTCGCGTTCAGCCGGCCCGCCTTGAAGGCAGGCTATCGAGGTTGCTGGGTTGAGCCGGTGATCAACAAGACCGGCGGCACCATGGGCGTCATCCTGTTGTTCGTCGTTGGCGACATCCAACTGAGCGAGCAGGACCGCAAACATGCACGAATGGCCAGTCATATCGCTGCCATCGCCTGGGAGCGCTGCTCGGCCCACAGCCACCTGGCGCAGAGCGAACGCCGTTACCGCGAAGTCTTCGACCATTCGCAAGACATGCTTTGCCTGCTCGCCGTGGATGCCGAGCAGCAACTCAGTTGCCTGGAGGCCAATCCAAAGCTGTGCGAAATGCTCGGCAAAAATCATTCGGACATGATCGGCCAGTCGTTGGGCCAGTGCCTGGAAAAAGAAGCCGCAAGCATTGTCGAGGCGATCTGCCTGCACTGCATCGCCGTGGGAGCCCCCATCGAGCTGGATGCCCACCTGCCCTGCGGCCAGCGCTCACTCGTCGTCCACTTCAACCTGGTCCCCGTAGCCGATTCAAATGGGCGCTTGCATCGCCTGGTGTGCATCGCTCGCAACATTACCGACATCCTGGAGGCCCAGCGCAACGAACTGGCCCGGCAGCAGGAGATCGGCACGCTGGTCGAGAACTCTCCGGATGGTATTGCACGACTGAGTCGAACCGGAGAATTGCTGTTCGTCAATCCCGCCCTGGAAGCCTGGCTGGATCGCCCGCAAATCGACTTGCTGCGCAAGGATCTGCTCGAGATCCTGCCGAAGAACCTGCAAAGCCAGTTATTCCATGCAGCCGTGATCGAGGCCGTGGAAAAGGGCCAGCCCCTGGAGCATGAATTTGTGCTCACCGAGCAGCATCGACTGCAGCGCGTCTATCACATCAGTCTCGTACCCGAGCAGGACATCCAGGGAAAGATCGCCACCGTGCTGGCAGTCGTTCGCGACATATCGCAGTTGCGCCTGGCTGAAATGCGCCTGGCATCGCTCAACAAGCAACTGCGCCAGTTGATGTCCAGTCGGGAAAGTGCGCGGGAAGAGGAGCGCAAGCTCATTGCGCAGGAAATCCACGATGAGCTCGGACAACATCTGACGGCAATACGCATGGGCACTTCGCTGCTGCGCTTCCAGTACGGCGAGCAATTGCCCCAGCTCAGCGAACAAGTGGCACGCCTGCTGCAACTGATCGACCAAACGGTGCAGGTGGTCAGGAACATTTCCACCAGCCTGCGCCCCTCCATCCTCAACATGGGCATCGTCGCGTCATTGGAATGGCTGACCGACACGTTCAAGCAGCAATGGGGCATCGACTGCAACCTGCAGGTTCCTGCGCAAAAAATCCATCTGGACGATGCCAGCGCAACCGCTGCATTTCGGATCGCCCAGGAGTCGCTGACCAATATCGCCCGACACGCCGAAGCCACTCGGGTCGATATCACGTTCGAGCAAGGCGAGAACGGCTGGTCACTGGAGATCACCGACAACGGCAAAGGCTTCGAGCAACGCGAACAATCAACCCGGACCCTCGGCTTGCTGGGAATGCGCGAACGCGGCCTGACCCTGGGAGGCACTACCACCATATCCAGCAGCCCGGGCAGCGGTACCACTGTCCAACTGCGCGTACCTGATTCAAGGAGTCACGACTCATGA
- a CDS encoding response regulator codes for MIRLMVADDHTIMREGLKQLFALVKDICVVAEAENGAQVLELLRHTEIDVLLLDMTMPGSSGEDLISRIHAHYPKLPMLILSMHNEAHIAQRALRAGASGYMTKDRDPEALLAAIRKVSTGARYLDPQLAEQIALQSSGVTPENASQSLTSREFQILRMLAQGLSVNQIAEQLVISNKTVSTHKTRLMEKMCFATSTDLVRYALNEGLV; via the coding sequence ATGATCCGTTTAATGGTGGCCGACGATCACACGATCATGCGCGAAGGCCTCAAGCAATTGTTCGCGCTGGTAAAGGACATCTGCGTGGTGGCGGAAGCGGAGAACGGAGCCCAGGTCCTGGAGCTGTTGCGCCATACCGAGATCGATGTGCTCCTGCTCGACATGACCATGCCCGGTTCGAGTGGCGAGGATCTGATCAGCCGTATCCATGCCCATTACCCCAAACTGCCGATGCTCATCCTGAGCATGCACAATGAAGCCCACATCGCCCAACGTGCCCTGCGTGCCGGCGCCTCGGGCTACATGACCAAGGACCGCGACCCGGAAGCGCTGTTGGCCGCGATCCGCAAGGTGAGCACCGGCGCACGTTACCTCGACCCACAACTGGCCGAGCAGATCGCACTGCAAAGCAGTGGCGTGACACCCGAGAACGCCTCGCAGAGCCTGACCTCGCGTGAGTTCCAGATCCTGCGCATGCTGGCCCAAGGACTGAGCGTCAACCAGATCGCCGAACAGCTGGTGATCAGCAACAAGACCGTCAGCACCCACAAGACTCGGCTGATGGAAAAGATGTGCTTTGCCACCAGCACCGACCTGGTGCGCTACGCCTTGAATGAAGGGCTGGTCTGA
- a CDS encoding protein-glutamate methylesterase/protein-glutamine glutaminase, protein MTAIKVLIIDDSAVVRQVLSATLNQASGIQVIDVAVDPVYAMEKMNRQWPDVIVLDVEMPRMDGITFLKKLMAQKPTPVVICSTLTEKGAKTTLQALAAGAVSIVTKPQSNLRQFLTESADELVQAVRGAAKANLRRRVGARTPADVPPRLSADAILSPGAVAMARTTESIVAIGTSTGGTQALEQVLQGLSRVCPGIVVVQHMPEKFTAAFAERLDHVCEIEVREAVQGDRIIPGRALIAPGGTHMLVKRSGAQYQVDIVQGPPVSRHRPSVDVLFRSVARSAGSNALGIIMTGMGDDGARGLKEMRDAGARTLGQDEESCVVYGMPREAFKLGAVERELPLEQIASAILGVRGHQP, encoded by the coding sequence ATGACGGCTATCAAGGTCTTGATCATTGATGATTCCGCAGTGGTGCGCCAGGTGTTGAGTGCGACCTTGAACCAGGCCAGCGGGATACAGGTTATCGACGTTGCCGTCGATCCGGTGTACGCCATGGAGAAGATGAACAGGCAATGGCCTGATGTCATCGTATTGGACGTCGAGATGCCACGAATGGACGGTATTACCTTCCTGAAAAAGCTGATGGCGCAGAAGCCTACGCCGGTGGTGATCTGTTCGACGCTCACAGAGAAGGGCGCCAAGACCACCTTGCAGGCATTGGCGGCCGGTGCAGTCAGTATCGTCACCAAGCCACAGTCCAACCTGCGACAGTTCCTGACTGAGAGTGCGGATGAACTGGTCCAGGCCGTCAGGGGCGCAGCGAAGGCCAACCTGCGGCGCAGGGTGGGTGCACGGACGCCTGCCGACGTACCGCCTCGGCTCAGTGCTGACGCTATCCTGTCCCCTGGGGCCGTGGCCATGGCGCGCACGACTGAAAGCATCGTGGCCATCGGTACTTCCACCGGCGGCACCCAGGCCCTGGAACAGGTTCTCCAGGGGCTGTCGCGGGTCTGTCCAGGCATTGTCGTGGTGCAGCACATGCCGGAGAAGTTTACCGCCGCCTTCGCCGAACGCCTCGATCATGTTTGCGAGATCGAGGTCCGCGAGGCGGTACAGGGCGACCGCATCATCCCCGGGCGTGCGCTGATTGCGCCGGGAGGCACTCACATGCTGGTCAAGCGCAGCGGTGCCCAGTACCAGGTGGATATTGTCCAGGGGCCTCCCGTCAGCCGGCATCGACCTTCGGTGGATGTACTCTTCCGTTCGGTCGCACGCAGCGCAGGTAGCAACGCCCTGGGCATCATCATGACAGGCATGGGGGACGATGGCGCTCGTGGCCTCAAGGAAATGCGCGATGCCGGCGCCAGGACCCTGGGCCAGGACGAAGAGTCTTGTGTGGTGTATGGAATGCCGCGCGAGGCGTTCAAGCTGGGCGCGGTCGAGCGCGAGCTGCCCCTGGAACAGATCGCTTCGGCCATCCTTGGCGTCCGCGGCCATCAGCCCTGA
- a CDS encoding chemotaxis protein CheD — protein MVQVIEYFLQPGDVAFGGRQMRLCTVLGSCVALVFWHPHRLLGGMCHFMLPRRGGRGAGHLNGRYATDALVLLLECIHRAGARPEQFEVSLFGGADMFPGVERGDATGIGQQNVNAARRLIQDHGLQCRAYHVGGRGYRHLVFDVGSGRLQLHHADSVRKVFESPKSNLR, from the coding sequence ATGGTTCAGGTGATCGAGTATTTCCTGCAGCCCGGCGACGTGGCGTTCGGAGGACGCCAGATGCGCTTGTGTACGGTGCTGGGGTCCTGTGTGGCCCTGGTGTTCTGGCACCCGCACCGCTTGTTGGGCGGCATGTGTCATTTCATGTTGCCTCGTCGGGGCGGCCGCGGCGCCGGACACCTGAACGGCCGTTACGCTACGGATGCCTTGGTGCTGTTGCTCGAATGCATCCATCGGGCGGGGGCCCGGCCCGAGCAGTTCGAAGTGAGTCTTTTCGGCGGGGCCGACATGTTTCCCGGAGTAGAGCGCGGTGACGCTACCGGGATCGGCCAGCAGAACGTCAATGCCGCCAGGCGCTTGATCCAGGACCATGGATTGCAGTGCCGGGCCTATCACGTAGGTGGCCGAGGGTATCGCCACCTGGTGTTCGATGTGGGCAGCGGACGCCTCCAACTCCATCATGCCGACTCGGTACGCAAGGTATTCGAATCGCCCAAGAGTAATCTCAGATGA
- a CDS encoding CheR family methyltransferase, translating into MNAVLSDNEFQQFRAMIHEIAGISLSVAKKQLVSGRLAKRLQFFNLTTYGSYYRLLMKDQAELQMAVDLLTTNETYFFREPKHFDFLRNVVLAELRGNGPVRIWSGACSTGEEPYTLAMVLADSLGTRPWEILASDISSRVLEKARSGRYPLDGIRGIPEPLLNKYCLKGVGSNNGIFMVDRALASRITFTSINLNNPLPSVGQFDLIFLRNVMIYFDNQTKSEVVKRLSKHLRPGGYFIVSHSESLNGISDELHLVKPSIYRKPDA; encoded by the coding sequence ATGAATGCCGTCCTATCAGACAACGAGTTCCAGCAGTTTCGGGCGATGATTCACGAGATTGCCGGAATCAGCCTGTCCGTTGCCAAGAAGCAGCTGGTCAGCGGCCGTTTGGCCAAGCGCCTGCAGTTTTTCAACTTGACCACCTACGGCAGCTATTACCGTTTGCTGATGAAGGACCAGGCCGAGTTGCAAATGGCGGTGGACCTGCTGACCACCAACGAGACCTATTTTTTTCGAGAACCCAAGCATTTCGATTTTCTGCGCAACGTGGTGCTCGCCGAGCTGCGTGGCAATGGCCCGGTGCGCATCTGGAGTGGTGCCTGCTCCACGGGGGAAGAACCCTACACCCTGGCCATGGTGCTGGCTGACAGTCTGGGCACCCGGCCATGGGAGATCCTCGCTTCCGATATCAGCAGCCGGGTACTGGAAAAAGCCCGGAGCGGACGCTACCCACTGGATGGTATCCGCGGTATTCCCGAGCCGCTGCTGAACAAGTACTGCCTGAAGGGCGTGGGCAGCAACAATGGCATCTTCATGGTCGACCGCGCGTTGGCGTCACGGATTACCTTCACGTCGATCAACTTGAACAACCCACTGCCTTCGGTGGGGCAGTTCGACTTGATCTTCCTGCGCAATGTGATGATCTATTTCGATAACCAGACCAAGTCCGAGGTGGTCAAGCGCTTGAGCAAGCATCTGCGGCCAGGGGGTTATTTCATCGTGAGTCACTCGGAAAGCCTGAATGGCATCAGCGACGAATTGCACCTGGTCAAACCCTCGATCTACCGCAAGCCGGACGCTTGA
- a CDS encoding chemotaxis protein CheW — MSISASRPSAQGTAAQQYLTFSVGQEMFAVGTPCVREIVEYGPITPLPMAPQKVRGIINLRGAAIAVLDLGLCFGGAQTLENPRTCIVMLEIHGSSGAGLVGIIVDAVSEVLEIPAEQIEPAPALQGRLSPEFVVGVGKLSDRFVLLLDIEHLLSRNDWSALLASSIDEGGLKA, encoded by the coding sequence ATGTCCATATCTGCGTCGCGCCCATCGGCCCAAGGGACGGCAGCCCAGCAGTACCTGACCTTCAGCGTCGGCCAGGAGATGTTTGCGGTCGGTACCCCATGCGTCCGGGAGATTGTCGAATACGGTCCGATCACCCCGTTGCCGATGGCGCCGCAGAAGGTTCGCGGCATCATCAATCTGCGCGGGGCGGCCATTGCGGTGCTGGATCTCGGCCTGTGTTTCGGCGGGGCCCAGACCTTGGAAAATCCGCGCACCTGCATCGTCATGCTGGAGATCCACGGCAGCAGTGGCGCCGGCCTGGTGGGCATCATCGTGGACGCCGTCAGCGAAGTGCTGGAGATCCCGGCCGAACAGATCGAGCCGGCGCCGGCGCTCCAGGGACGCCTTAGTCCTGAATTCGTAGTGGGGGTCGGCAAGCTCAGTGATCGTTTTGTGTTGTTGCTGGACATCGAGCATCTGCTCAGTCGCAATGACTGGTCGGCACTCCTTGCTTCGAGCATCGATGAAGGCGGGTTGAAAGCATGA
- a CDS encoding chemotaxis protein CheW — MDAAALSHFEYVPQSPCDSELLQLLTFVSAREVYAIDTLCVREIIEYGQVTSVPMMPDFIRGVINLRGSVVPVIDLQARFSKGATQRGSRTCIVILELTQEGEPHVLGIVVDSVSEVIEIELADVKAAPAIGNRIREDFIRGMVKVRGAFLTVLQIDQVLCVREIASQLH; from the coding sequence ATGGACGCTGCAGCCTTGAGCCATTTCGAGTACGTGCCGCAGAGTCCGTGCGACAGCGAACTCCTGCAATTGCTGACGTTCGTGTCCGCCAGGGAGGTCTATGCAATCGATACCTTGTGCGTGCGCGAGATCATCGAATACGGCCAGGTGACGAGCGTACCGATGATGCCCGATTTCATCCGCGGGGTGATCAATCTCCGCGGTTCGGTGGTCCCGGTGATCGATCTGCAGGCGCGCTTCAGCAAGGGCGCCACGCAGCGAGGCAGCAGGACCTGCATCGTTATCCTGGAACTGACCCAGGAAGGCGAACCCCACGTACTGGGCATTGTCGTCGACTCGGTGAGCGAGGTGATCGAAATCGAACTGGCGGACGTCAAGGCCGCGCCGGCGATCGGAAACCGGATCCGTGAAGACTTCATTCGAGGGATGGTCAAGGTACGAGGGGCGTTCCTGACTGTGCTTCAGATCGACCAGGTGCTGTGTGTCCGTGAGATCGCCAGCCAATTGCATTGA
- a CDS encoding methyl-accepting chemotaxis protein: MGSMDRLSGTLNQLISDMNSMSAEHDKGDIDVQIDAARFAGSYGLMAQGINDMVAGHINVKKQAMACIKSISEGDLQAPLQAFPGKKAFINVTVEHLRSTIMALIEEMRHMSDEHEKGDIDVHIDVQRFQGSYRQIAQGINDMVDGHISVKKQAMACIRSFGEGDLSAPLAQFPGKKAFINDNIEQLRSNIQALIEDTQMLSENAVVGRLDTRADSTRHQGDFRRIVAGINSTLDSIVAPLSEAMEVMMALSGGDLTRSVKGDYQGSLQDLKNAVNETVSKLSQIIGEVRSSADSLSSASEEISATAQSISQSASVQAASVEETSASMEQMSASISQNTENAKVTDGMAGKASKEASEGGQAVKDTVSAMKTIAEKIGIVDSIAYQTNLLALNAAIEAARAGEHGKGFAVVAAEVRKLAERSQVAAQEIGQVAKSSVALAERAGNLLDEIVPSITKTSDLVQEIAAASEEQSIGSEQINTAMSQMSQITQQNASASEELAATAEEMSSQAEQLQELMGFFTLQGRVAVSAVPRASATGLGGLQSSEHAQEGGFIRFGS; this comes from the coding sequence ATGGGGTCCATGGACCGCCTGAGCGGGACCTTGAACCAGTTGATCAGCGATATGAACAGCATGTCCGCGGAGCACGACAAAGGCGACATCGACGTGCAGATCGATGCGGCACGCTTCGCTGGCAGCTATGGGCTGATGGCCCAAGGCATCAACGATATGGTCGCCGGGCATATCAACGTCAAGAAGCAAGCCATGGCCTGCATCAAATCGATCAGCGAGGGCGATCTGCAGGCGCCCCTGCAAGCCTTCCCCGGCAAGAAGGCGTTCATTAACGTCACCGTCGAACATCTGCGCAGCACCATCATGGCGTTGATCGAAGAGATGCGTCACATGTCGGACGAGCATGAGAAAGGCGACATCGATGTGCACATCGACGTACAGCGATTCCAAGGCTCCTACCGTCAGATCGCCCAAGGCATCAACGACATGGTCGATGGCCATATCAGCGTGAAAAAACAGGCCATGGCTTGCATACGCTCTTTCGGCGAAGGCGACCTGTCGGCGCCCCTGGCCCAGTTCCCCGGCAAAAAAGCCTTTATCAACGACAATATCGAGCAACTGCGCAGCAACATCCAGGCGCTGATCGAAGACACCCAGATGCTCAGCGAGAATGCGGTAGTCGGTCGGCTCGATACCCGTGCGGACAGTACTCGCCACCAAGGGGATTTCCGCCGCATCGTGGCGGGGATCAACAGCACGCTGGACTCGATCGTCGCGCCCCTCAGCGAGGCGATGGAGGTCATGATGGCCCTGTCCGGTGGTGACCTGACCCGCAGCGTCAAGGGTGATTACCAGGGCAGCCTGCAAGACCTGAAGAATGCGGTCAACGAAACGGTGAGCAAACTCTCGCAGATCATTGGCGAGGTTCGCAGTTCCGCCGATTCGCTGTCCAGCGCTTCGGAAGAGATCTCCGCCACGGCCCAGAGCATCAGCCAATCGGCTTCGGTGCAGGCGGCGTCGGTCGAAGAAACGTCAGCGTCGATGGAACAGATGTCGGCGTCGATCTCGCAGAACACCGAGAACGCCAAAGTGACCGATGGCATGGCCGGCAAGGCGAGCAAGGAAGCGAGCGAGGGTGGGCAGGCCGTCAAGGACACCGTCTCGGCCATGAAAACCATCGCGGAGAAGATCGGGATCGTCGATTCGATTGCCTATCAGACCAATCTGCTGGCGCTCAACGCGGCCATCGAAGCGGCCCGTGCCGGCGAGCATGGCAAGGGCTTCGCGGTTGTCGCCGCTGAGGTGCGCAAGCTCGCCGAACGCAGCCAGGTCGCGGCGCAGGAAATCGGCCAGGTGGCCAAAAGCAGTGTTGCCCTGGCTGAACGGGCCGGCAACCTGCTGGATGAGATCGTGCCCTCGATCACCAAGACCTCCGATCTGGTCCAGGAGATCGCGGCGGCATCCGAAGAGCAATCCATCGGCTCCGAGCAGATCAATACCGCCATGTCGCAGATGAGCCAGATCACTCAGCAAAACGCCTCGGCCTCCGAAGAGCTGGCCGCCACCGCCGAGGAAATGAGCAGCCAGGCCGAACAGCTACAGGAGTTGATGGGCTTTTTCACCTTGCAGGGGCGGGTGGCGGTGTCTGCCGTACCACGGGCCTCTGCTACCGGTCTGGGCGGCCTGCAAAGCAGCGAGCATGCCCAGGAAGGCGGTTTCATTCGCTTCGGGAGTTGA
- a CDS encoding chemotaxis protein CheA yields MNLDDVLQTFIAESQELLLLMEDALLQIEQAPDDADTINALFRVAHTIKGSAGLFGFTPIVAFTHVAESVLDRVRGHELRVDESLSALFLEVRDHLCTLIELLASHGDLQGMTAEHERQGAALVERLDRYLEHCPEPVQCLATVEPPQSACVARWHVSLRLCPDVLRNGMDPLSLLRYLNSFGQISAVVCITEGMPDIAAMDPETCYLGFELGFVSDADQATIEGAFDFVREGSRICVLPCNGDLAGFRALIGRLDAEPDAMVEAFVACGSVTREAWLASSSSGESTVVAVAPEVPDQMARDDATKSRGAKEARPAEGNLIRVDAGKLDQLINLVGELIIAGAGANLGAIQSGIGELIEATSSLSRLVEEVRDCALTLRMVQIGATFNRFQRVVRDVSKELGKDIALHVFGAETELDKTVVERIGDPLTHLVRNAMDHGIEASHVRRERGKPEQGTVRLNAYHEANSIVIEVSDDGGGLNKQRILAKAMERGLVAEGQQLADGDILNLIFEPGFSTADQVSNLSGRGVGMDVVKRNIVALRGSVNLESEEGVGTTVRIRLPLTLAIIDGFLIGVGNASYVVPLDLVEECIELSTDDGDNQEFLDLRGAVLPVLRLREMFAIDEPNHGRENIVVVHYAGMRVGLVVDQLLGEFQTVIKPLGKIFGTAHGLGGFTILGNGAVALILDIPKLLGQVASQQKHGTTLSPELTQ; encoded by the coding sequence ATGAATCTGGACGATGTGCTACAGACCTTCATCGCCGAAAGCCAGGAGCTTCTGCTCCTGATGGAAGACGCGCTGCTGCAGATCGAACAGGCCCCGGATGATGCCGACACCATCAACGCGTTGTTTCGCGTCGCACACACCATCAAAGGGTCTGCCGGCCTGTTTGGCTTCACGCCGATCGTGGCCTTTACCCATGTCGCGGAAAGCGTACTGGATCGGGTCCGCGGACATGAGCTGCGGGTGGACGAGTCGCTCAGCGCGTTGTTCCTCGAAGTGCGGGACCACTTGTGCACGCTCATTGAATTGCTTGCCAGCCACGGCGACCTGCAAGGCATGACAGCAGAGCACGAGCGGCAGGGAGCGGCATTGGTCGAGCGTCTCGACCGCTACCTGGAGCACTGTCCGGAACCGGTGCAGTGCCTGGCAACGGTCGAACCGCCGCAATCGGCTTGCGTCGCGCGTTGGCATGTGTCCCTTCGCCTGTGTCCCGACGTTTTGCGCAACGGCATGGATCCGCTGTCATTGCTGCGCTACCTCAACAGCTTCGGGCAAATCAGCGCTGTCGTGTGTATCACCGAGGGCATGCCGGATATCGCGGCAATGGATCCGGAAACCTGTTACCTGGGGTTTGAGCTGGGGTTCGTCAGTGATGCCGACCAGGCCACCATCGAAGGGGCCTTCGACTTCGTTCGCGAGGGCAGCCGGATCTGCGTGTTGCCATGCAACGGCGACCTGGCCGGTTTCCGGGCCTTGATCGGCCGTCTCGATGCTGAGCCCGATGCCATGGTCGAGGCCTTCGTCGCCTGCGGTTCCGTCACCCGTGAAGCCTGGCTGGCCAGTTCGTCTTCTGGCGAGTCGACGGTCGTTGCGGTGGCCCCCGAGGTGCCAGACCAGATGGCGCGCGATGACGCGACCAAGAGCCGGGGGGCAAAAGAGGCCCGTCCGGCCGAAGGTAATCTGATTCGGGTCGACGCCGGCAAACTGGATCAATTGATCAACCTGGTGGGCGAGCTGATCATCGCCGGCGCTGGCGCCAACCTGGGGGCCATCCAGAGCGGCATCGGCGAGTTGATTGAAGCGACCAGCTCGCTCTCGCGCCTTGTCGAGGAGGTGCGCGACTGTGCCCTGACCCTGCGAATGGTGCAGATCGGTGCCACGTTCAACCGCTTCCAGCGGGTGGTGCGCGATGTCTCCAAGGAGCTGGGCAAGGACATCGCCTTGCACGTCTTTGGCGCCGAGACCGAGCTGGACAAGACGGTGGTCGAGCGCATCGGCGATCCCCTGACCCATCTGGTGCGCAACGCCATGGACCATGGAATCGAAGCCTCCCATGTGCGTCGTGAACGTGGCAAGCCAGAGCAGGGTACGGTTCGCCTCAACGCCTATCACGAGGCCAACAGCATCGTCATTGAAGTCAGTGACGACGGTGGCGGCCTGAACAAGCAACGCATCCTGGCCAAGGCGATGGAGCGCGGCCTGGTTGCCGAAGGGCAACAGCTGGCCGACGGCGACATTCTCAATCTGATTTTCGAGCCAGGCTTTTCCACCGCCGATCAGGTCAGCAACCTGTCCGGGCGCGGCGTGGGGATGGATGTCGTCAAACGGAACATCGTCGCGCTGCGCGGCTCGGTCAATCTGGAAAGCGAAGAGGGCGTGGGCACCACGGTGCGTATCCGCCTGCCGCTGACCCTGGCCATCATCGATGGTTTTCTGATCGGAGTCGGCAACGCTTCTTACGTCGTGCCCCTGGACCTGGTCGAGGAGTGCATCGAGCTGTCGACCGATGACGGCGACAACCAGGAATTCCTCGACCTGCGAGGTGCGGTGCTTCCGGTGCTGCGTCTGCGCGAGATGTTCGCCATCGATGAGCCCAACCATGGCCGTGAAAACATCGTGGTGGTGCATTACGCGGGGATGCGGGTAGGCCTGGTCGTCGATCAATTGCTGGGGGAGTTCCAGACGGTGATCAAGCCGCTGGGCAAGATTTTCGGTACAGCTCACGGACTGGGCGGCTTCACCATCCTGGGGAACGGAGCGGTAGCGTTGATCCTGGATATTCCCAAACTACTCGGGCAAGTCGCCAGCCAGCAGAAGCACGGTACGACCCTCAGCCCTGAATTGACTCAATAG